One genomic region from Diabrotica undecimpunctata isolate CICGRU chromosome 9, icDiaUnde3, whole genome shotgun sequence encodes:
- the LOC140451023 gene encoding uncharacterized protein, protein MALRRFHRLERKLTRDSELRRQYEVFMEEYIQLGHMSQIGSIDNMYTLNNLDKVYYLPHHAVVKQGSATTKYRVVFDGSATTDTGISLNESLMVGPKLQDDLLNIILRFRRHNIVIGADIAKMYRCIWVNEKQRDLQRILWRLNAEEEIKVYKLNTLTYGTAPAAYLAIRCLQQLAHDNKDNFPKAAQVILSDFYVNYLLMGVDNVEKARILKEHISNILDGAEFCLRK, encoded by the coding sequence ATGGCACTTAGAAGATTTCATAGATTGGAACGAAAATTAACAAGAGATAGTGAATTACGAAGACAATATGAAGTTTTTATGGAAGAATATATTCAACTAGGCCATATGTCTCAAATTGGGAGCATTGATAATATGTatactttaaataatttagacAAGGTATATTACCTACCTCATCATGCGGTGGTAAAACAAGGTTCAGCAACAACAAAATACAGGGTGGTTTTTGATGGTAGTGCAACTACAGACACGGGCATTTCTCTTAACGAATCACTAATGGTGGGTCCAAAGTTGCAAGACGATTTACTTAACATAATACTTCGATTCAGAAGGCATAATATAGTAATAGGGGCTGATATAGCCAAAATGTATAGATGTATTTGGGTTAACGAGAAGCAGAGAGATTTACAACGGATACTTTGGAGGTTAAACGCAGAAGAAGAGATTAAGGTTTATAAACTTAACACACTTACATATGGAACGGCACCTGCTGCTTACTTAGCAATCAGATGTTTACAGCAGCTGGCACATGATAACAAAGACAATTTCCCCAAGGCAGCGCAAGTTATACTTTCAGACTTCTATGTTAATTACTTGCTAATGGGAGTAGATAATGTAGAGAAGGCAAGAATATTAAAGGAACATATTAGCAATATTCTAGATGGCGCAGAATTTTGCTTACGGAAATGA